GCGAGCGCCACCGGGATCATCGGGGTCAGGGCCCGCTGACGCGGGTTCACCAGGACCTCGACCGTCTTGTCGATGCCCGCCCGGTAGGTCTCGGCGATGATGTCGGCGTAGCCGGACGTGACACCTTCCCGGGCCGCCGACAGGCCGTACGTCAGATGCCGGGTCTCGTCCCTGGTGACGTTGGCCAGCCCCACCTCCAGGGCGGGCAGCTCCCCGACGCTGCGGACGAAGGCCCGCAGCGACTTGAGGCCGGCCGCGGCCAGGACGCCCTCGGTGATCAGGTGGTACCAGACCACGCCGGCGTACCAGACGGGGCGGTCCCCGTCGTGCTCGCGGACCAGGCGGGTGGCTTCCCTGAGCGTCGGCTCGAAGATGTTCCCGTACGCCGAGGCCATGCCGAGTTCGCCGTCGGGGGCGAGATCCCCCTCCGTGACGCCGACCGCCTTGAGCAGGTACTGCTTGAAGAACTGCACATGGCGGCCTTCGTCGGCCATCTGGGTGCAGAGATAGATCCGGTCCTCCTCGGAGGGCGCGTGATCGACGAGCGAGCTGAGCGTCTGGGTGACGCTCACCTCACCGATCTCCAGGTCCGCCAGAGCGGTGAGCAGTTCCCTGCGGACGAACGGCTTGAACTGCGTCCAACGCGCGGAGTCCTGCTCGACCTTGAGGTCGGCGACACTCCACTGCTGCTGTTCCCACCGGTCGTACAGCTCTGCCGGGCTCGGCAGGTTGACCACGGCGCGGGGGCTGTCGGTGTCCACGATGTCCTCGGTGTTCATGTCTCCCCAGCTCTTGCTGTCAGGCCTTCGACTCTGTCGGCAGGCTTCCGGATTCCACGCTCCAGTCGGGACCGCCGGCCGGGCTCAGCAGCTGCTCCCACATCGCGCGGCGCCGCGGTTTGCCGCTCGACGTGCGGCTGATCGACCCACGGGAGCCGCGCAGAACGGTGATGCTGAGCGCGCCGAAGGTGTGCGCGACGACGCGATCGTGCGCGGCGCGCAGCCACTGCTCGCTCACCCGGCCCTCGACGAAGACGACGACGTGGTGGGCCTCGTCGGTGGTGCCGAAGGCGACGGCGCAGTCCTGGCTGCCCTTGCCCGTCAGCTCCTTGAGGTCCGCTTCGACGTCCTCGGCGTACAGGCTCGTGCCGCGGACCTTGAGGGACTCGCCGATCCGGCCCACGACATAGAGCTCGCCGTCGTCGACGAACCCTGCGTCGCCGGTGTGCAGACCGTCCGCGTCGAAGGGTTCGACCTCGTCGGCGGCCTTCAGATAGCCGTCCGCCAGCGACAGGCCGTCGATCCTGATCTCACCGAACGTGCCCTCGGGCAGTTCCGTTCCGTGCCGGTCGATGATCGAGACGGTGTTCCCGTGCACCGCCACGCCACAGCCTGTCAACCAGCCGTTGCCGCCCACCCGATCGCTGCCGAGCGTGCCGCGCTCGGCGACCAGGACCGGTTCGCCGTCCTTGAGCTGTGCGGAGTCGATCCTCAGCAGGCGGGAGCCGCGGTCGGCCGGCACCCCGCTGGCCGCGACCGTCGTCTCGGCCAGGCCGTACGCACCGACGAGCGTGTTCAGCGAGAAGCCGTGCGGAGACAACAGGGCCGAGAAGTCCGCCACACCGAGCGGATCGATGCGCTCGGCGCCCAGGATCGCCACCCGCCAGCGTGAGAAGTCCATGCCCTCGACCTGCTCGGCGGTGACCCGTCGCGCGGTGTACGCGTATCCGAAGCTGGGGGACGTGGTGAGCGTGACCCCCTTCTTGCCGAAGCACTCCAGCCAGCGCAGGGGCGAGCGCAGGAACTGGTTGGGCCGCATCAGCCACACATCCGTGCCCGTCACGACCGGCATCACCATGCCGCCGATCAGTCCCATGTCGTGATGGAGCGGAAGCCAGCTCGCGAACGAGTCCTCGTCCGTCCAGCGCAGCCACCGCCGGATGGCCTCGGCGTTCGCGCCGAAGCTGCCCCAGGTGACACGGACTCCCTTGGGGTTGCCGGTGGAGCCCGACGTGAACTGCAGCAGCGCCAGCTCGTCGGACGGGCGGGAGACGTCCGGCAGTTCACCGGACCGGACGTCCGGGCCCGCCAGGTCTGCGGGCTGGAGTATCTCCGTCGTCCCGCAGTCGGACTCCTTCAGCCCCCGGGCGACGAGATCCACATGATCGGCCTCGGTCAGCACGATGCTCGGCCGTGCCGTGCCGAACACCCGCCCGAGGTGCGTGACATAACGGTCGGTGCCACGGAGCGCGGTGGCCGGGGCCAGGGGCGCGGGCACGGCGCCGGAGAGGAGCGTTCCCATGAACGAGCTGACGAACTGGTACGGGTCGTCGAGGACGAGCGAGACCACCCGGCCCCGGCCCGCGCCGCGTTCCCGCAGCCGGTCGGCGATGCGGCGGGTGTCGGCGGCGAGCTGTACGTAGGAGAAGAAGTTCCATGAGCCGTCGTCGGCGGCGAGATGGATTCCTCGCGCGGGGCGAGGGTCCTTCAGCCAGTCGAGCAGCATGGGGTCTCCGCATCTGAGTCGGTGCGCTTGATCGTCTTGGCGCCGGTCGTCGCCGGTACGGGGTGCGGCAGCGACCCGATCACGAACCGATGCGCCGGCTCAGTGCGCGGATCGTGTCGGCGGCGATGGCGGCGTGACCGCGCATCGAGTTGTGGATCTTGTCGTCGCTGTACATGTCGGCGTCGGCGCGCGCCGGGTGCTCCCACAGGTCCACGAACACGCCGTCGTGCCGCTCGGCCACGGCGCGCACCGCCGCGTTGAGCTTGATCATCCGCGACCGTCCGGGCCGCAGCTCCGGCAGCGCCGCCGAGGCGTCCATCAGGCCGAACAGGAGGACGTCCGACCCGGACGCGCGCAGCGCGCTCACGATGCCGTCGATGGTCTCCTCGACCTCGTCGGGGCTGAACCTGGGAGCGAACGCGTCGTTGCCGCCCGCCACGAGGCAGGCCAGATCGGGAGCGAACTCCAGCACACGCTCCAACTGCTGCTCACGGATCTGTCCGGAAAGGAGCCCACGGCGCCCGAAGTTCGCGTACTCGAGGCCGGGGCTGACGCGTGCGAGGGAGTCCCTCAGCCGCTCTCCCCACGGGATCGTCCGGTATCCGGGTACCGGCTGGCCGAGCCCTTCCGCCGCACTGTCACCGAACACGGCGAGTCTCTTCCAGGGAGCGGAGGCCAGCAGGGCGTCGCTCTCGGCCGGCGAGACGCAGTGGGGATCGGCCGCTTCGGCGGAAAAGTCTTCGTCCGTCATGATGGCTCTCCTTCGTGAGGTGATGTGCGTTCGTCCGGCGGTCACGCGGGGCTGTTCACGCTGCTGTGGCGCTTGCACTGTTGTGGCGCTTGCACTGTTGTGGCGCTCGCAATGCTGTGGCGTTCATCCGCGACCGATCTTCCGTACGGTCGTCTTCCGCAGCGGTGTTCTGGCGACACCTCCGCAGCGATGACCGGCCATGGCGCCGTCGGCGGGAATCGATGTGGGCAGCAGCCGGTTGAGCCGGGACCCGACGCAGGCTTCGGCCAGTTCCGGATGAGGACGGTGCGCGTATTGCGTGAGCTTTCTGAAGGTGACGTCGACGCATTTGGTCATGCCGTCGTCATCCGTCACTTCGACCCATGAATGGGCGAGATCGAGGACGCCCATAATCCACCCGCGACGTGTGATCGCCTCGTATCCGGCTGCCCGGAACTCCCGCTCCAGAAATATGCTGGCCGCGATACAGGGGGCCACTCCCGCCGCGAGCATCCGGGTTTCCTGAGCCTGCAACGTCTCGGGCATGCGAGCCCATGTGTAGTCGTGGGCGAGGAATTCATCGACGATGTACCGCAATTTCTGCGACCGCAGTGTCCGCAGCTCGCCGCAGGTGCGGAGGGAGCCGGCGAGGCGGACGGGGCCGGGCCCCGAGTGGCGTACGACGTCGTCGGTGACCCGTACGTCCGTCGGCTCCGTCTGCCAGCTCAGCAGCTGTCCGCCCGTCGCCTCGGGCAGCAGCCGGGCATGCTCCCAGCGAGGATCGGCTCCGCAGCCGTCACCCAGCGGGCACCCCAGTTCTACGTCGAAGTTCCAGTCCAGAGGCTCGGTCCAGGTCGCGGGGGCGCCCTGCATCCAGCGCAGCGCGTAGCGCATCGAGATCTCCGGCAGCGACCGGCCGGACTGCGATGCCAGCGCCAGGTTGAACAGGTCGTAACGGTCGAAGTGCTGGGCGCCGTCGATGTCGGCGCACTGCAGCCCGGCGCCGACCAGAAGGTCGAGGACGGGCCCGTCGCAGCGGAGAACGTCCAGAGCGGCCGGTCGGCCCACGCTGAAATCGCGGTGGTCCTCCGGCATTGCGTACAGTGCGGCGAGTGAATTAAGCCATCCGTTTTCACCGGCCATGACGCGTGCTTCGCCCCCTGTGTCCTGCTGCGCGTTCCGTGCGGCTCCACGAAGAAGAATGACGTCGAAGAGTCTATGCACTGTGGCCACGGCGTCCGCAAGGCTGATCTGCGGGGCTTTAGTCGAGAAGATGCGAGATTTTAGCCGGGCGTAAGTCGGCTACTGGAGGGTGTTCCACGGAAGTCGGGAATTGTATCTCTCACCAGGGGGCAAGGTGCGAGCCGTCGTCGTGGACGAGCCGTCGGGGCGCTGGCAGGTGCGGGAAGTGTCCCTGGCGGCCCCGGGTCCCGGTGAGGTGCTCGTGCGGGTCGGCGCCGCCGGCCTGTGCAGGACGGACTTCTCGCTCGGCAGCGGGGGACTCCCGCAGCGCTTTCCGTTCGTCCCCGGCCACGAAGGCGTCGGAACGGTCCTCGGAACCGGACCCGGTGTGGAGACGGTCGTACCCGGCGACAGGGTCCTGTTCCATTGGGTCGGCCCCTGCGGCGCCTGCTGGTTCTGCCGGCACGAGCAGTCGGCCCTGTGCTCCGCCGCGGTGTCGGCGCGGCGGACGGACCGGATGCGCCTCCCGGACGGCGCCAAGGTCCAGTCCGCGATGGGAATCGGCGCGTTCGCCGAGCAGGCCCTGGTGTCGGAGCGGAGCGTGGTCCGCTTCCCGTCGGCTCTCCCCGACACGCAGGCCGCGACCCTCGGATGCGGCGTGGCGACCGGATTCGGGGCGGCGCGCCGCATCGCCGGTGTGGCAGCCGGCGAGTCGGTGGTCGTCATGGGGGCCGGCGGAGTGGGGCTGAGCGTCATCCAGACCAGCCTCGCTCTCGGGGCCGCCTGTGTCATCGCCGTGGACCCCTCGCCGGAACGTCGTGACCTGGCCCTGAAGTTCGGCGCGCACGCCGCCCACGACCCGGCGTCGGCACTCGCGAAGGCGGTGCGGGACAGCACGGGAGGCCGTGGAGCGGACCATGTCTTCGAGTGCGTGGGGACGGGACCGACCATCCGGCAGTCGTGGGCGCTCGCCCGCCGCGGGGGTGCGGTCACCGTCGTCGGCGCCGGGGCGACCTCCGACCGTGTGCAGTTCAGCGCCTTCGAACTCTTCCATTCCGGCCGGATCCTTCAGGGCGCGGTCTTCGGCG
This window of the Streptomyces sp. NBC_01275 genome carries:
- a CDS encoding AMP-binding protein — protein: MLLDWLKDPRPARGIHLAADDGSWNFFSYVQLAADTRRIADRLRERGAGRGRVVSLVLDDPYQFVSSFMGTLLSGAVPAPLAPATALRGTDRYVTHLGRVFGTARPSIVLTEADHVDLVARGLKESDCGTTEILQPADLAGPDVRSGELPDVSRPSDELALLQFTSGSTGNPKGVRVTWGSFGANAEAIRRWLRWTDEDSFASWLPLHHDMGLIGGMVMPVVTGTDVWLMRPNQFLRSPLRWLECFGKKGVTLTTSPSFGYAYTARRVTAEQVEGMDFSRWRVAILGAERIDPLGVADFSALLSPHGFSLNTLVGAYGLAETTVAASGVPADRGSRLLRIDSAQLKDGEPVLVAERGTLGSDRVGGNGWLTGCGVAVHGNTVSIIDRHGTELPEGTFGEIRIDGLSLADGYLKAADEVEPFDADGLHTGDAGFVDDGELYVVGRIGESLKVRGTSLYAEDVEADLKELTGKGSQDCAVAFGTTDEAHHVVVFVEGRVSEQWLRAAHDRVVAHTFGALSITVLRGSRGSISRTSSGKPRRRAMWEQLLSPAGGPDWSVESGSLPTESKA
- a CDS encoding SGNH/GDSL hydrolase family protein, with translation MTDEDFSAEAADPHCVSPAESDALLASAPWKRLAVFGDSAAEGLGQPVPGYRTIPWGERLRDSLARVSPGLEYANFGRRGLLSGQIREQQLERVLEFAPDLACLVAGGNDAFAPRFSPDEVEETIDGIVSALRASGSDVLLFGLMDASAALPELRPGRSRMIKLNAAVRAVAERHDGVFVDLWEHPARADADMYSDDKIHNSMRGHAAIAADTIRALSRRIGS
- a CDS encoding zinc-binding dehydrogenase, with amino-acid sequence MRAVVVDEPSGRWQVREVSLAAPGPGEVLVRVGAAGLCRTDFSLGSGGLPQRFPFVPGHEGVGTVLGTGPGVETVVPGDRVLFHWVGPCGACWFCRHEQSALCSAAVSARRTDRMRLPDGAKVQSAMGIGAFAEQALVSERSVVRFPSALPDTQAATLGCGVATGFGAARRIAGVAAGESVVVMGAGGVGLSVIQTSLALGAACVIAVDPSPERRDLALKFGAHAAHDPASALAKAVRDSTGGRGADHVFECVGTGPTIRQSWALARRGGAVTVVGAGATSDRVQFSAFELFHSGRILQGAVFGGFEPGRDLAQLCDFVESGQIGFGGALDVHRGLDRIDEAVDAFTSRRFARSVLVPDMP